One window from the genome of Hydra vulgaris chromosome 02, alternate assembly HydraT2T_AEP encodes:
- the LOC136076850 gene encoding uncharacterized protein LOC136076850 encodes MAVNNLCAVCFKIFGKKSAKLHKISNAIEEKIKTFIWDSYDQNLANHPKVICSNCYKNLYCLEKNDTKHLDKWLKQISQINRQDIRRTSDVSEISKDINIFTSELNDDKNERMCLKCYGVVKSGIIHLCSDVQAVKNLVNAAYALGSASAERVASSILKTKMEKENIFRGEKFTIATYGKPLTIVAGTTDNKCDRANFSQVSFGTIIELIKCLELSQCKTKKMCSIFRKSLGFQSSIAGNIVKKLEALKAEMNEYFSCKEEEFVEAGDVVNKSMVYIKDIDEFIHDIITERNIDPFSTIVRVAVDSGQGFLKVTMNVFNPHDKTSNQPDLDDSGVKRCFIVAIVEGVSEHNGNLRKLVDTLNLQNIKYSVAFDLKCANSMFGITSHAGKYSCLWCKGESLLDGGEKRTLGSLDYHYSKYTEAGKPKSKMADYKNVINPRLLYLEEDPDTIIENLVPVPELHTLIGIVTTFGKLLSKLWPGFEKWLNSNYIFFRGYHGIGFDGNNANRLLDKLDVLSRDIADQGKLDLLPVIECLRKFQLMKQATFGEKVGDIESVVFEFKMSYANLREYINTYFENISLNILWKVHIAVNHIVPFLKSTNTDNGLGIYSEQAGESVHHEFRKTWNKYKRRQSHPDYAKRLKSSVVEFSTFNK; translated from the exons ATGGCGGTTAACAATCTATGTgctgtttgttttaaaatctttggtAAAAAGTCAGCAAAGCTTCATAAAATATCTAACgctattgaagaaaaaataaaaacctttatttgGGATAGCTATGATCAAAATTTAGCAAACCATCCTAAAGTTATTTGTAGCAATTgttataaaaacctttattgtttggaaaaaaacgATACAAAACACCTTGATAAGTGGCTAAAGCAAATTTCTCAG atAAACCGTCAAGATATCAGAAGAACTTCAGATGTTTCAGAAATATCAAAagatattaacatttttacttcTGAGTTAAATGATGATAAAAATGAAAGGATGTGCTTAAAATGTTATGGAGTTGTTAAGTCAGGCATTATTCATCTTTGTAGTGATGTTCAAGCTgtgaaaaatttagttaatgCAGCATATGCATTGGGATCAGCAAGTGCAGAACGTGTCGCctcaagtattttaaaaacaaaaatggaaaaggaaaatatttttagaggtgAAAAATTCACAATTGCTACTTATGGGAAACCATTAACTATTGTTGCCGGAACTACTGACAATAAATGTGACCGTGCTAATTTTAGTCAAGTATCTTTTGGAACAATCATTGAGcttataaaatgtttagaacTATCTCAgtgtaaaaccaaaaaaatgtgttctatatttagaaaaagtcTTGGCTTTCAAAGTAGCATTGCaggaaatattgttaaaaaattagagGCTTTAAAAGCAGAAATGAATGAATATTTTTCATGTAAAGAAGAAGAATTTGTTGAAGCTGGTGatgtagtaaataaatcaatggtttatattaaagatattgatgAATTTATACATGATATAATCACTGAAAGGAATATTGACCCGTTTTCTACAATTGTAAGAGTTGCTGTGGATTCTGGTCAAGGTTTTTTAAAGGTCactatgaatgtttttaatccGCATGATAAAACTAGCAACCAACCTGACCTTGATGACTCTGGAGTTAAGCGTTGTTTTATTGTTGCTATTGTAGAAGGAGTGTCTGAACACAATGGAAATCTTAGAAAATTAGTTGATACTCTTAATCTtcaaaatattaagtattctgTTGCATTTGATTTAAAGTGTGCAAACTCAATGTTTGGCATTACAAGCCATGCTGGAAAATATAGTTGTTTGTGGTGTAAAGGAGAGAGTCTTTTGGATGGTGGAGAAAAACGAACTCTTGGTTCCCTCGATTATCATTACAGTAAATACACAGAAGCTGGAAAACCAAAATCAAAGATGgctgattataaaaatgttattaatccAAGATTATTATATCTTGAAGAGGATCCAGAcacaattattgaaaatttagttCCAGTACCTGAGTTGCATACATTAATCGGAATAGTTACAACTTTtggaaaactattatcaaaactatGGCCTGGCTTTGAAAAGTGGTTAAACtcaaattacatatttttcagAGGTTACCATGGCATTGGATTTGATGGCAACAATGCCAACAGACTTTTAGATAAGTTAGATGTTCTTTCTCGTGATATTGCTGATCAAGGAAAGCTTGATTTACTACCAGTAATTGAATGTTTAAGAAAGTTTCAATTAATGAAGCAAGCCACCTTTGGAGAAAAAGTTGGTGATATTGAATCTGTTGTTTTCGAATTCAAGATGTCTTATGCTAATTTAAGGGAATATATTAATACTTACTTTGAAAACATTTCTTTGAATATACTGTGGAAAGTTCATATTGCAGTTAACCATATTGTACCATTTCTAAAAAGTACCAATACTGATAATGGGCTTGGAATTTACTCTGAACAAGCAGGTGAATCTGTTCATCATGAGTTTAGAAAGACATGGAATAAATATAAGAGACGACAAAGCCACCCAGACTATGCTAAACGGTTAAAGTCAAGTGTTGTggaattttcaacatttaataaatag